A window from Candidatus Paceibacterota bacterium encodes these proteins:
- a CDS encoding type II secretion system F family protein, which produces MLKIKLKNKKWKRRDIIMLLERLEMYLSSGLEINKALQISEEGLLPKQKISIQKLRLSVESGNSLFSGLEKFVHISKTTSGLIEHGELSGSLSKSLLTARLLLEKEDELFKKCTSAMVYPVVIGIFAGLLTIGLVRGVMSQIIPMLKSLHVQLPLVTKIVIYFSEILTKYGLHLFVGTIIALIISRIILRKYLVIRKFFQLLIIKIPIVGRLFYNYYLAVFLHSCGALVESGLSVKEAYSGTANTIQLIPLNQFLHDQIIKISRGLSLGTVIVHKDIPSYITALLNAGEASGTLGLSIIRAGNILDREIDHSLKRLTALIEPIMMVGMGCIVGAIALSIMMPIYNISGALQK; this is translated from the coding sequence ATGCTAAAAATTAAATTAAAAAATAAAAAATGGAAGCGTCGCGACATTATAATGTTGCTGGAGAGGCTGGAGATGTATCTTTCTTCTGGTCTGGAAATAAACAAAGCTCTGCAAATATCAGAAGAAGGATTATTGCCAAAGCAAAAGATAAGTATTCAGAAACTAAGATTATCTGTAGAATCTGGCAACTCTCTTTTTTCTGGTCTCGAAAAGTTCGTTCATATTTCCAAGACTACTTCGGGTCTTATTGAACATGGTGAATTATCCGGTTCTTTATCAAAGTCGTTGTTGACCGCTAGATTATTATTGGAAAAAGAAGATGAACTATTCAAAAAATGTACTTCAGCCATGGTTTATCCTGTAGTCATAGGGATATTTGCGGGATTATTAACTATAGGTCTTGTACGTGGGGTTATGTCGCAGATTATTCCAATGCTGAAAAGTCTGCATGTGCAGTTGCCTTTGGTTACAAAGATTGTCATTTATTTTTCGGAGATTTTAACTAAATACGGACTGCATCTTTTTGTTGGAACTATTATAGCTCTTATTATCTCGAGAATAATTCTGAGGAAGTATCTAGTTATTCGGAAGTTTTTTCAATTGTTAATTATAAAGATACCTATTGTTGGTAGACTTTTTTATAACTATTATTTAGCCGTTTTTCTACATTCTTGTGGAGCTCTTGTAGAGTCTGGTTTATCGGTCAAAGAAGCTTATTCGGGTACAGCTAATACAATTCAACTCATACCACTAAATCAATTTTTACACGATCAGATTATCAAAATATCTCGCGGGCTCTCTTTGGGAACTGTTATTGTCCATAAGGATATCCCTTCTTATATAACGGCACTCCTTAACGCCGGGGAAGCTTCTGGTACTTTGGGACTCTCAATAATTCGAGCTGGAAATATTTTGGATAGGGAAATAGATCATTCATTGAAAAGGTTAACTGCTCTCATAGAACCTATCATGATGGTCGGTATGGGTTGTATTGTCGGAGCTATAGCTCTTTCTATAATGATGCCAATTTATAATATTTCAGGTGCTCTGCAAAAATAA
- a CDS encoding metal-dependent hydrolase encodes MVLPGHLAGGYLATYGILALSSSTAGFSSFSPTELSVLFIIGTLAGELPDLDLAWFYLENRNHKHSKVHSHREHITHTPIFWLGISALIAIFGFIFNSSFISFVGLLILAGTWTHFILDSIESGIRWLWPFSNKSFCLIKTKIEGPKPNGTVGGFNYYWKYVKSEYLTSVTFYAETFITMIAILVFLFA; translated from the coding sequence ATGGTTCTCCCCGGACATCTTGCAGGCGGATACTTGGCTACATATGGAATATTGGCACTGTCTTCAAGTACAGCTGGTTTTTCATCATTTTCACCCACCGAACTTTCGGTACTTTTTATAATTGGAACTTTGGCTGGTGAATTGCCGGATTTGGATCTTGCGTGGTTTTATTTAGAAAATCGTAATCATAAACATTCAAAAGTTCACTCTCATCGCGAACATATAACTCACACACCTATTTTTTGGTTAGGAATTAGTGCGTTAATCGCTATCTTTGGTTTTATTTTTAATTCATCATTCATATCTTTTGTGGGATTACTGATCCTCGCCGGCACATGGACCCATTTTATTTTGGATTCTATAGAATCAGGTATTCGTTGGTTATGGCCGTTTTCTAATAAGAGCTTTTGTCTCATAAAGACAAAGATTGAAGGTCCAAAACCAAATGGTACAGTTGGTGGTTTCAATTATTATTGGAAATATGTGAAGAGTGAATACTTAACGTCAGTGACCTTCTATGCTGAGACTTTCATTACAATGATAGCAATACTAGTTTTTTTGTTTGCATAG
- a CDS encoding FAD-dependent oxidoreductase: MIYDLAIIGGGPAGAAAAVYAARKRLHTVIITKDWLGQSSVSEKIENWIGSVAISGTDLSKNLENHVKAYAKEIIDIKEGEGCIDISANIQPPQSLIVKTEKNEYSAKTILIASGSHRRKLDILGADKYEHKGLTYCATCDGPMYSDQDVVVIGGGNAAFESAAQLMAYCKSVTIMNRSEKFKADPGTIEIVSKNPKVKVLTMAVPKEVIGDKFVTSMIYTDMKTKKDIKIKTTGIFVEIGSLPNTDFAKNTIKLDSFNRIPVDAKNQQTAVPGIWSAGDCTDGLYHQNNIAAGDAVKAIEDIYSYLKAR; the protein is encoded by the coding sequence ATGATCTACGACTTAGCAATTATTGGTGGAGGACCAGCCGGAGCAGCCGCCGCTGTTTATGCAGCCAGAAAGAGACTTCATACTGTCATTATTACAAAAGACTGGCTTGGTCAAAGTTCTGTTTCTGAAAAAATAGAAAACTGGATAGGTTCAGTAGCTATTTCTGGTACAGACCTTTCCAAGAATTTAGAAAATCACGTAAAGGCTTATGCAAAAGAAATCATTGATATCAAAGAAGGTGAAGGTTGTATTGATATTTCTGCAAATATTCAACCTCCTCAAAGTCTAATCGTAAAAACAGAAAAAAACGAATATTCAGCAAAAACTATCCTCATAGCATCTGGCAGTCACCGAAGAAAGCTAGATATTCTAGGCGCCGATAAATATGAACACAAAGGCCTCACCTATTGTGCCACTTGCGATGGACCTATGTATTCTGACCAAGATGTCGTAGTCATCGGTGGTGGTAATGCGGCTTTTGAAAGTGCCGCTCAACTCATGGCTTATTGCAAAAGTGTAACTATCATGAATCGTAGTGAGAAATTCAAAGCCGATCCGGGTACTATAGAAATAGTGAGTAAAAATCCAAAGGTCAAAGTCCTCACTATGGCGGTACCAAAAGAAGTTATTGGTGACAAATTTGTGACATCTATGATTTACACTGATATGAAGACGAAGAAAGATATTAAAATAAAAACTACTGGAATCTTCGTCGAGATCGGTTCTCTACCAAATACCGACTTTGCAAAAAATACTATCAAGTTAGACTCATTCAATCGTATTCCTGTAGATGCCAAAAACCAACAAACCGCTGTTCCTGGTATCTGGTCTGCTGGCGACTGTACCGATGGTCTCTATCATCAAAACAACATTGCTGCTGGTGACGCTGTCAAAGCTATTGAAGATATCTATTCGTATTTAAAAGCGAGGTAA
- a CDS encoding matrixin family metalloprotease, producing the protein MNILNKIVKFLFFLLVIATLGGVVYYNRDNYKRAYQNIRLSIGWDKPCTIPITYYIGDFDEKFGQTRSQFITNMNKAVSIWNSALGRELFKYSDDKTNDIDDLKINLIFDNRQEATVQMNTIGSTIDNSKSSYSDLKAKYTSLQNSYNSQKSAIQILINTYEANKTAYEKAVAYWNSRGGATKEEFSKLQKTKASLNLEATNINDANKRLNDTINQLNYTANSLNSLNKEINQNVSTYNTISTSNGPEFQEGEYVSDETGQIINIYQYKDYNKLIRVLAHEFGHALGLDHVADSKAIMYAYNMDSNLTLTTDDITALKNVCEIK; encoded by the coding sequence ATGAATATTTTGAATAAAATTGTAAAATTTCTATTCTTTTTACTAGTCATCGCTACTCTAGGCGGTGTCGTCTATTACAATCGTGACAATTACAAACGCGCTTACCAGAATATCCGCTTATCTATTGGGTGGGACAAGCCTTGTACTATACCAATAACATATTACATTGGAGATTTTGATGAAAAATTTGGTCAGACACGATCACAATTCATAACAAATATGAATAAAGCGGTAAGTATCTGGAATTCAGCACTTGGTAGAGAGTTATTCAAATATTCTGACGATAAAACCAACGATATAGACGACCTCAAAATAAATCTGATTTTTGACAATCGCCAAGAAGCTACGGTGCAGATGAACACTATCGGATCAACTATAGATAATAGTAAAAGCTCATATAGTGATCTAAAAGCCAAATACACTTCTCTGCAAAATTCATATAATAGTCAAAAGAGTGCTATTCAGATACTCATAAATACATACGAAGCCAATAAAACGGCTTATGAAAAAGCTGTAGCGTATTGGAACAGTCGCGGAGGTGCTACAAAAGAAGAATTCTCCAAGTTACAAAAAACAAAAGCTTCTCTCAATTTGGAAGCAACTAACATCAATGATGCGAACAAAAGGTTGAATGATACGATAAATCAACTCAACTATACAGCCAATAGTTTGAATTCTTTGAATAAAGAAATAAACCAAAATGTCAGTACTTATAACACCATCAGTACTTCCAACGGCCCAGAATTTCAAGAAGGAGAATACGTGAGCGATGAAACTGGTCAAATAATAAATATTTATCAATACAAAGATTACAACAAACTAATTCGTGTCTTGGCTCATGAATTTGGCCACGCTTTGGGATTGGATCATGTAGCAGATTCAAAAGCTATAATGTACGCCTATAATATGGATTCAAATCTTACTCTAACCACAGACGACATTACCGCACTGAAAAATGTTTGTGAGATAAAGTAA
- a CDS encoding GspE/PulE family protein, with product MNEKQIDENLNNKINIIKFPVDPTTAVEAIDQLLTYAVHLNASDVHCDPREKGIFIRFRVDGQISDVGILPRRLLEEFIARLKILSGARTDLHITPQDGRWKTVIGGSDYNIRISFMPTYHGENAVMRLLPTRVDGDISFAKLGFTPDHVRSIGNALERKHGLILVTGPTGSGKTTTLHTCLSMKAREPLSIITLEDPVEYEIAGVRQIHIRHSHGVNFATGLRSALRQDPDVIMVGEIRDSETAKVAIHTSLTGHLVLSTLHTNSALEAIPRLVDMGVDHYLLASTLKLVVAQRLVRSMCHECNSQGCESCRYTGYSGRSVIAEACEIDEGMSELISAKEPVSAYLDYAMTKGFRPIREDGLEKIEWGITTKEEVLNVLHT from the coding sequence ATGAATGAAAAACAAATAGATGAAAATCTGAATAACAAGATCAATATTATTAAATTCCCAGTAGATCCGACTACAGCCGTAGAAGCGATAGATCAGCTTTTGACTTACGCTGTTCATCTGAACGCTTCGGATGTGCATTGTGATCCTAGAGAAAAAGGTATCTTTATTAGGTTTAGGGTTGATGGACAGATAAGTGATGTCGGTATTTTGCCAAGACGTCTGTTAGAAGAATTTATCGCTAGGCTCAAGATCCTTTCTGGAGCTCGTACAGATTTACATATTACTCCACAAGATGGGCGTTGGAAGACTGTTATAGGTGGGTCAGATTACAATATTAGAATTTCGTTCATGCCTACATATCATGGTGAAAATGCTGTCATGCGTCTTTTGCCGACCAGAGTTGATGGAGATATTTCTTTTGCCAAGCTTGGTTTTACTCCAGACCATGTGAGGTCTATCGGTAATGCTTTGGAAAGAAAACACGGACTCATTCTTGTCACTGGCCCGACTGGTTCTGGAAAGACTACGACTCTCCATACTTGTTTATCTATGAAAGCAAGAGAACCGTTATCTATCATTACTTTAGAAGATCCTGTTGAGTACGAGATTGCAGGTGTTCGTCAGATCCATATTCGTCATTCTCATGGAGTTAATTTCGCTACTGGTTTGCGGTCTGCTTTAAGACAAGATCCAGATGTCATAATGGTTGGCGAAATTCGTGATAGTGAAACTGCAAAAGTCGCCATTCACACTTCTCTCACAGGTCATTTGGTTCTCTCTACCTTGCATACCAATTCTGCTTTAGAAGCTATTCCACGTTTGGTTGATATGGGTGTAGACCATTATTTACTAGCTTCTACGTTGAAGTTAGTCGTAGCTCAACGTCTTGTTCGATCTATGTGCCACGAGTGCAATTCTCAAGGCTGTGAGTCGTGTCGTTATACAGGATATTCTGGCAGATCTGTCATAGCAGAAGCCTGTGAGATAGATGAAGGTATGAGTGAGCTTATTTCTGCCAAGGAGCCAGTCTCTGCTTATTTGGACTATGCCATGACAAAAGGTTTTAGACCTATCAGAGAAGATGGTTTGGAAAAGATTGAATGGGGTATTACCACCAAGGAGGAAGTTCTAAATGTCTTGCATACATAA
- the ftsZ gene encoding cell division protein FtsZ, whose product MPNITPDIEAFARIKVLGVGGSGGNAVNHMIASKVRGVDFIAINTDSQDLHRSLAKKRINIGKNLTRGLGTGMNSDLGRRAVEETKDDVQETVKGADMVFVTCGLGGGTGSGASPIVARTAKELGCLTVAVVTKPFYFEGRQRSRIAEAALEDLRKEVDAIIVIPNDRLLSAIGKETTVKNAFNMCDEILRQAVEGISDLITTPGLINIDFADIRTVMENAGSALMGIGNASGENRAIEAAKAAINSPLLDVSIAGAKGVLFSIAGGEDLTMFEIQDAAKVITESIDPEAKIIFGTVRDDKLKKNEIKITVIATGFPETAPLAQKPAQHSNVLSSTPAESSLSSIMKRTQEKGKIFNSPLDPRKEPVLVEKTESKKIEVTKENKDEDDDWGAIPAFLRRSRLK is encoded by the coding sequence ATGCCAAACATAACTCCCGATATTGAAGCATTTGCCAGAATTAAAGTCCTTGGAGTAGGTGGCTCCGGTGGCAATGCAGTAAACCACATGATCGCTTCCAAAGTCAGAGGCGTAGATTTTATTGCCATCAACACAGATTCTCAAGACCTCCATCGTTCTCTAGCAAAAAAGCGCATCAACATTGGTAAAAATCTAACTCGCGGTCTAGGTACCGGTATGAATTCTGACCTTGGCCGTCGTGCTGTAGAGGAAACAAAAGATGATGTCCAAGAAACAGTCAAAGGTGCTGACATGGTTTTTGTTACTTGTGGTCTAGGTGGAGGTACTGGTAGTGGTGCCAGTCCTATCGTTGCAAGAACAGCAAAAGAACTCGGTTGCCTCACGGTTGCCGTAGTTACAAAACCTTTCTATTTTGAAGGTCGTCAACGTTCTCGTATTGCTGAAGCTGCCCTTGAAGATCTTCGCAAAGAAGTTGATGCTATCATTGTTATTCCAAACGACCGCCTCCTATCTGCTATAGGCAAAGAGACAACCGTCAAAAACGCTTTTAACATGTGTGATGAAATCTTGCGCCAAGCAGTTGAAGGTATCTCCGACCTCATCACTACACCCGGACTCATCAATATAGACTTCGCCGATATTCGTACTGTCATGGAAAATGCTGGTTCTGCTCTCATGGGTATAGGTAATGCCTCTGGTGAAAACCGCGCCATAGAAGCTGCCAAAGCTGCCATCAATTCCCCTCTTCTGGATGTTTCCATCGCTGGAGCCAAAGGTGTCCTATTCTCTATCGCTGGTGGTGAAGATCTTACAATGTTTGAAATCCAAGATGCTGCAAAAGTTATTACCGAGTCCATTGACCCTGAAGCCAAAATCATCTTCGGTACAGTTCGCGACGATAAGCTCAAGAAAAATGAGATCAAGATAACTGTCATTGCTACAGGTTTTCCAGAAACAGCACCATTAGCACAAAAACCAGCTCAACATTCCAACGTCCTCTCTTCAACACCAGCCGAATCTTCTCTTTCAAGTATAATGAAACGTACTCAAGAAAAAGGAAAAATATTCAATTCCCCACTTGATCCAAGAAAAGAACCTGTCTTAGTAGAGAAAACTGAATCAAAAAAGATTGAGGTTACGAAAGAAAACAAAGATGAAGATGATGATTGGGGTGCAATACCAGCTTTCTTGAGGAGATCTAGGTTGAAGTAA